The genomic interval CCCGCTGAGTGCGAGGTAGTTCAACACCTGAGCCTGCTCCACCGGACCCGTGAGCGTCGACGCTTTCACCTCGACCACCAGTTCGTCGAAGCACACGAAGTCGATGCGGTGATATCCCGTCAGCCGGCGTTTCTTGTAGACGACCTGGCAGGGCACCTGCTGCGCAAATGGAATGGCGAGTAGTTCAAACTCCACTGCGAGCGCCTCGCAGTAGATCTGCTCGAGCAGGCCGCGATGGAGAATCCTGTGGACCTCCATGGCTGCGCCGATGATTTGGTATGTCCTCGGGTCATGCAATTGATGGATCGACATGCCCCGGGATGTTCACGATCCGTTCCACGCGCCGGTTAGTGGCAATTGCTCGCCAAGAGATGCAGAGCGGACGACCTATTGATGTGAGGGTGGCAGAACTTGAGGCACCGGGAGTTGTGAAGCGCTGTAATTCCTGCAACCCCAGACCCGCGACGCCGGGCTCCGCCCGGCGCACGCTGCGAACAACGAACCCGGGACTCAAGAGAACCGCAGCGGTCGAATCGGGTTCTCTTGATCCCGGGTTCGTCGTTCGCAGCGCGGCCCGGAGGGCCGCCGCGGGTCTGTCAGTCTTGCCGTGAATCTGTGACTAATCGGTGTCTAATCTGTGGCCGTCTTCAATCAGTGGCCGATGGCTGCTGCCAGCCGAGTAATGCCCTCAGTGATCTG from Acidobacteriota bacterium carries:
- a CDS encoding GxxExxY protein, translated to MSIHQLHDPRTYQIIGAAMEVHRILHRGLLEQIYCEALAVEFELLAIPFAQQVPCQVVYKKRRLTGYHRIDFVCFDELVVEVKASTLTGPVEQAQVLNYLALSGHRLGLLLNFGRPSLEYKRFVLD